A stretch of the Massilia varians genome encodes the following:
- a CDS encoding phage holin family protein: MQKDDTVVHTPGLMGGISSLMKSLFGLVVSRVELAALELSEVRNHLIELVALFGAAILAIWFAIAYGTATIVALAWDDMGWKILLILFVVFLVITGVLVAKGLALLKQDKLSFPATMKELKNDRDMLL; the protein is encoded by the coding sequence ATGCAAAAAGACGACACCGTCGTGCATACCCCCGGCCTCATGGGCGGGATCTCCAGCCTCATGAAGAGCTTGTTTGGCCTGGTGGTATCGCGCGTGGAACTGGCCGCGCTCGAGCTGTCCGAGGTGCGCAACCACCTGATCGAACTCGTGGCCCTGTTCGGCGCGGCCATCCTGGCGATCTGGTTCGCCATCGCCTACGGCACCGCGACCATCGTCGCGCTGGCATGGGACGACATGGGCTGGAAGATCCTGCTGATCCTGTTCGTCGTGTTCCTGGTCATCACCGGCGTCCTGGTGGCGAAGGGCCTGGCCCTGCTCAAGCAGGACAAGCTCTCCTTCCCGGCAACCATGAAGGAACTGAAGAACGACCGCGACATGCTGCTCTAA